The region GAAAGGGGGCAACCTGAAATCGCAACGCAGAAGGGCAGGAAGAATAGAACTGACGGGGATGAGGTTGGAGTGAGCAGGAGCAGCGCGTGTTAAAGCAAGCGGCCGGAGTCTGGTCACAGGGCAAGACTTACCTTTTTCGCTtgttcttatgttttttttctaacttttaatttagaattattttaaaattattttacatagtttattttcaacatttatttttatataggtaagaacatatgtataaaatttctattcataaattatttttatcttatatgaaaagaaacaaacaatcaccttcGGAGGGAGAATGGGAGATCCTAGACGAGactttctttaattttattttgtttttgtctttTCTCACGTTATTTCAGCAACactttttctagaaaaacataagggaaagaaaatatgGCGGGGGACAAATTTTTTAGCATACTACGCCCGATTTTTTATGGTTTGGGTTGGCGGCATCAGCGTCGTTACATTTAACCGATTATTTTATTCAGATTTCTTCTGCAggtaaaaaacataaattatatttaaatttatttaataatataacagagtgaattttacaaaactataaatattttgatcaaattatcaaaaaattattatccCAAAAGTACATATGTAGCACCAAATTTATCaagaaatacaaatttaatatattatatcacaaaactaccAATATAATGTTGATTGGTGAAGTTATCAACTACATGTTTTGAAGCTTCActattatcatttttaattataaatgttAAACATCTGTGATAAATTGATGTTAAATCCATATTTTATTGACATAATGccttaaatgtatttttaaaaacaaacttgatgtttatatatgtagttttacAATAGTTTGGTCAAATTATACgtagttttgttatttttttcttaataagaCGGgcggtcaaacataaattcaaaaattcagcgttgtaaaatatgaaaaaccaGATGTAGTATCTGGTTATGGTGacattgctatatttttataatttgttagAGTTTACTCTCCGCTATCGTAAAGTAACTTTACTTTTCTACCAATTTCATTGTTACAGCATTTATGTGTTGTTTGAGATAGTATCGAGAGATGGAAGAACTATTTAATTTCTGTGACAGCTATACGAGGGTATAAATAACTGAATTAACTAGTGCAAACTAAAAATCTTACTTTAGACATGTCATATGTGCagcttttatatagaatttttttttaagaaaaccaTCATTAGAAGCTTAAAAACATGCCCGTAAAATCCGAGAATCTGTCATGGGATTAGGACGCAATTTGTAAAAACGGGAATCAAATTCAAGGGAGGTTGTTAAAATGGGGAATAATTATATTGGAGTTTGCTAAAGTTGGGGTAttctaatattttgattttgtattgGTACATGtgacatgagaaaaaaaaaacaaagttttgAGACCAAGGTAGTATATTCTTTAAAATggtgagaaaaatatattctgaAATTTAACTTCATCTTTGTTTGGACATGATATTGGAGTGCTATCgtatataggaaaaaaatgttgattAGGTTATTTTGGTCTGGTTTGCTTTGGAGtcaaaaataatcttatcAACTTTTCCAATGCCAAATTTTGATAAGCTTTCGTAAGACCTATTTTAGTATGGTAAAGTTAGTTATCTTTGAAGTGAAGCCAAAATAGCCTAAGTTACATTGATGTGGCTTATTCTTTTTAGGCTTGCCAAGTTTTGGCTTCAATCTAAAACGACATCAAACACTATCAGCCATGTATATTCGCTTCCGATCTtttgtaaaccaaaatttaaatttctaaatttaaatttaaagtaattttggaatttttttatgttagtttattttccagccttagcttttagatcgctaagaacctatataaaattattattataaattattttttttatttataaatatgtcgcttgacttttttttttctaaataagtcAAACAACCGCCCTATTAAAATTACCAAATATTGTTCCCACAAAACCGACCAACCATTTCTGTTTGAGGGGCTGTATTGATTAGCAAGAGTTTTGTGGTGGCGAGAAAGAGGGTGACTCCAGTCTCCCGGGATGAAAATGCCATGTAATTTTGACTCTATGAAACACCCTGGTTTAATTGTCTACCTACTGTATTTTATCCAGTATTTTATCAGATGTGATGACTGAGTATTGAATCTCTCAACCGTCTAGCTCAGTCGGTAGAGCGCAAGGCTCTTAACATTGTGGTCGTGGGTTCCCCTCGGTGGGCGCGTGTTCTCCTTTTTGCACCCCAGTTTTTACAGCTTCCTTTTTGCTCCCCAGTTTTTACAGCTTAAACGCTGACTTCAATCCTTGTTCTTACTAGCTCCGTCCATGACAACTCTATTTTTCAATATCTAAGGTTTGAtcttgattttatttaaaaattttatatgaaaataaaaacaaattagtcagatataaaatattgtttatgttttatcatctagtaacgatagaaatattaatcgaaaaaaattaaataagatagagtcaaaacattatatcaaaaaacttaaaaaatgaacttatttttagatggaGGCAATAGTTAATAGTTTCATGCTATATTAATAATTCTTATGCAATGCCTTTGCGCCATCGTTTTTTTTCCACGATACTACTGTTtcacacttgttttttttttagggtCTGTTTCACACTTGTTAACATGACAAGCATGTTACACGGTGTTGAGCACATGCACACAGCCAACTTGCTATCGTAAAACTTAATTTCAgctacatttttttagtttcaagTAGGAAAGGCAGTTGTGCAATGACTATTTTCCTGCAGGTGGAGCCGGCACActtattttttcgcttatacttaagctaaaatttaaattttttaatcttaaatttagacttaattttaattttttattatagttttttattctttGCGTGTAGTtagctaaaaacacatatgtaaaaatatatttataaatatatttttaaatatgtcgtttgtcaCGACGTCGTTGATGTGTCTATCGTAGTGATCGATGTCTCTGTCGTCTACAGAGAGTAAGGCAGCGTTcagctaccaaaattttttggtagcGATGGCATCGACGCGTACGGTCattattaaacgtagtctaattacaaaacaaatttcagattccacctataaaccgcgagacgaattttttgagtctaattaatccgtcattagcacatattggttactgtatcacttatggctaatcatgtcataattaggcttaaaagattcgtctcacgatttctcctataactgtataattagttttaatgttgatgtctatttaatgcttcatttatgtatctaaagatttaatacgatgtttttagaaaaaaaattttgaaaactaaaggAGGCCTAAGCTCGAGCCACGATTTCCACATGGATGGGCCTGCCAAGTCGTTCTTCAATTGATTTTGCCTGGCGATCGGAGAACGGGTATCAATGCCTTAGTTGATTTTGCCAAATCCCCATTAGCGCAGGTATAATAGCTGATTATAAGTTagttgtaaacatattttaaaaaaataagagatgcGAGAGAAAAGTAGTATGTGTACGATATGTGAAgaacatgtattaatgttttgtatgtaAGTATTGTATGCAGTGACGGATTTAATGTGGGTGCAGGGGGGCTTCATACCCCCTATCCTCTCCGGACCCATGGAGCCTcctgaaaaaaatcatcatgAATAAAAGGTAAGGGGTGCTTAGTAGTATGTTCAGGTAGTTCAGTCCTtcaatttttggttttttgatcCATCCCTGATTGTATTAATTGGCTATAAATGAATTTGAGCTAGTatttggctatactattaaacttgctcttagggtCCATGTAACAtaccataattttattttcgctATAACTCATTGTTTTGGGATTAGGATCATTGAATTTACTCTCCTTCCGACATAGAAGCTGTCATGTAGGCCTCATAGCCATCATCACTGCATATCAACCATTAAGTCAAGGGGAAGTTACATCAGGAGGGGTTTTGTTCATAGTTTTGGGGGTGAGAGAAAACACAGAGTTGGAAAAAACACACACTATTAATATAAAAGTCTCTAAAATCAataacaaatttttatataaaatttaaattttgacttaaaaACATAAGGGACGGAAGAGCTGCTGAACCTTGTCAAGACATGAAATAATTGTTAGCAATAACCCCCTCTTGCTTTTGACAACTTAGGCTACGTAAGTTTTATAGACACGATTAACTAGAATGACATGTCATGCAAAAATGTTTGAAACTAGCATAAAACATGCCTctcttaatatataatttcatcTATTATTACTTTTAGGTTACATGTAAAACATAAACTATCTAAATAACTAACTGTATCTCCATGAAACTTATTCTACCCTCTCTCTTCGTTAACAAGCTGCCATATCATCGAGCATAAAACTCGCACAGAGTTGGCCTTATCCGAAAGGGAAGAAAATCGCAAAGCTCCTCGAGAGACGATGCAGCTGCTGCAAACCAAACAAGGCGAGGAAATCTCTCGCGATGAATAATGCCCAAACTCGCGCCGGATCTCGCTGTCGGCGCCAGCTCGGTTCCTCGCCCCAGGTCAACATCCCCCCATCCAAATCCAAATTCACGACGACACGCATGCTCCAGCAACTCCGCTTGCTCTGCCTCCCCCATTTAAGTAAGCGAGAGGGGGGAAGAAGGAGAGGGACCCCGGCGAGCGAATCGGCCGATCCGTACTAAGATGGGGAGGGATGCGGAGGCGgatgcgcggcggcggtggacgctGGTGCTGGTGAACCTGGCGTCGGTGCTGGAGAAGGCCGACGAGGTGCTGCTCCCGGCGGTGTACCGTGAGGTGGGCGCGGAGCTGGGGGTGTCCCCGACGGCGCTGGGCTCGCTCACGCTCTGCCGCGCGCTCGTCCAGGCGGCGGCGTACCCGCTCGCCGCCTACGCGTCCGCGCGCCACGACCGCTCGAAGGTCATCGCCGCCGGGGCCTTGCTctgggccgccgccacgctcctcgtcgccgtctccggcaCCTTCCTCCAGGTCACCTCTCCTCACATCCCGCTACTCCGCACCTGTCACTGACAGTGGGACCCACTCCACCTTCCCGTTTAGCACGTACCTACCCATATTTACAAGTACTCTACATTTTATCCGAATATTCCATTTTCTATCCCATTTTTTCTCTtcgaaaaaattacaaaaaatagCGGAGAAAGCTGAAGAAATACAGCACAAAATACATACCGGAGGCTAGTCTTCTGTCTGTTGTGTGTTCCACTGACAGCATGGGCCGAGATGGGAATGGATGAACTGAAAAAAATTTCGTGGCGCGCGCAGATGGCGATCTCGCGGGGACTGAACGGCGTCGGGCTCGCGCTGGTGCTCCCGGCGATCAGCTCGCTCGTCGCCGATCACACCGACGACCACACCCGCGGCGCCGCGTTCGGGTGGCTGCAGATGACCTGCAACCTCGGCTCCATCCTGGGTGGTTCCTTCGGAGTGCTTCTCGCGCCGGTCACCTTCCTCGGCATCGCCGGCTGGCGACTGGCGTTCCACAGCGTCGCACTCCTCAGCGCCGTGGTGGGCGTCCTCATCTGGGTCTTCGCCGCCGACCCGCGGGCCAAGTCCAAgaccgccgcgtccgccgccgacgaggccaGGGAGCTGCTCCGCGACGCCAGGGGCGTCATAGGCGTGACCACGTTCCAGATCATCGTCGCGCAGGGGATCGCCGGCTCGATACCCTGGTCGGCGCTCAACTTCTCCGCCATGTGGCTGGAGCTCGTCGGCTTCACGCACTGGGAGACCAGCGTCATCACGGGGCTCTACCTCTTCGCCACCGCCCTCGGCGCGCTCTTCGGCGGGCTCGTCGGGGACCCCGTCTCCAGGAGGTTTCCCAACACCGGGAGGATCGCGCTGGCGCAGTTcagctcggcgtcggcgctcCCGCTCGGCGCCGTCCTGCTTCTCGCGCTGCCCAACGACCCGTCCACCGGCGTCGCGCACGCCGCCGTGTTCTTCATCATGGGATTCGCCATCTCCTGGAACGCGTCATCCACCAACAAGTACACATTACACACTGAACAATTTTGCAATGCTGCTACCGCTAGATCTCACAACCTAACTGCACTGTGCAATGCCTTTCTCGCTGTCCAAAATGCAGCCCCATCTTCGCAGAGATCGTGCCGGAGAAGGCTAGAACAACGGTGTACGCTCTCGACAAATGCTTCGAGGCAGTGTTCGCCTCGTTCGCGCCTCTGATCGTCGGTGTTCTAGCGGAGCAAGTATTTGGGTACAAGCCGGTCTCCTCCGACGCAAGCGTGGAGACGGACAGGGAGAACGCAGCTGCATTGGCGAAGGCGGTGTACACGGAGATCGCGGTGCCCATGGCCATCTGT is a window of Oryza brachyantha chromosome 8, ObraRS2, whole genome shotgun sequence DNA encoding:
- the LOC102702487 gene encoding quinolone resistance protein NorA-like, whose product is MGRDAEADARRRWTLVLVNLASVLEKADEVLLPAVYREVGAELGVSPTALGSLTLCRALVQAAAYPLAAYASARHDRSKVIAAGALLWAAATLLVAVSGTFLQMAISRGLNGVGLALVLPAISSLVADHTDDHTRGAAFGWLQMTCNLGSILGGSFGVLLAPVTFLGIAGWRLAFHSVALLSAVVGVLIWVFAADPRAKSKTAASAADEARELLRDARGVIGVTTFQIIVAQGIAGSIPWSALNFSAMWLELVGFTHWETSVITGLYLFATALGALFGGLVGDPVSRRFPNTGRIALAQFSSASALPLGAVLLLALPNDPSTGVAHAAVFFIMGFAISWNASSTNNPIFAEIVPEKARTTVYALDKCFEAVFASFAPLIVGVLAEQVFGYKPVSSDASVETDRENAAALAKAVYTEIAVPMAICCLTYTFLYCTYPRDRERARRNLLMASDDQEGSESHSGEIRTQEDEEFAVGSMNRRLISAGE